AAGGCAAGAGCACCAGTGCCTCAGACACTCTGATGGAGAAATATAACCCATATTGAGTACAACTAAGTGAActtaaaacaattcagaaaactATGTGAATTTTTGAATAAAGAACAGGTGTGGAAATAAACAtgatttagacaaaatgagaaaatggaaagctAAAAAATTACATGGATTTGGAAAACATGTAAATTAAATTGATAAGATTTCATCCAATAAGGTGCTATATTAAAGCAGCTATATTAAAAGTCTCTTAGCTTTAATCAAAATCTCTAATTCTATGGCATTATAAAAATTGCCTTAATGAGTTAGAATCGGAATGCTTAAAATGTTACTGACATAATTAAATTACAACAATGAAAGTTTCTGAGTGCTAAATGTGAGAAAATAGAAGTAgtcctcttttcttcccccctctaaggattttaatatttctcaaaaaatttctttcctttccatctgTAGTCTTTCTCACAGGTCCATTTAAACAATGTATAATAATTGTTTCATAGGAATTTCGTAAGAGTCATTCATTTGCAGAACTAGAAAACAGCTTATATATTTccctctaatttcttttttttgtatatataaatttatttatttattatttttgtctgctttgggtctccattgctgcgtgTAGGCTTTTTcttgttgtggcgagcgggggctactgttctatgcggtgcacaggcttctcattgtggtggcttctcttgttgtgaagcacgggctctaggcgttcaggcttcagtagttgtagcccacgggctctagagagccccttggcttggtagttgtggctcgcaggttctagagagcaggctcagtagttgtggcacatgggcttagttgctccgcggcatgtgggatcttcccggatcagggctcgaacccgtgtcccctgcattggcaggcggattcttaaccactgcgccaccagggaagtccctccctttaATTTCTTAAGCAATAAAATGGGATTTATTTTACTGACATTTGAAGTGtaaatgagaaacaaatgaacaCGATAATTCATGGCCTTCGTAAATTTGTTTTTTACGTTTTAATTGTTAACATCTTTCTCTGTGATATACATCTTTGGGGAGGATATTTTGGCAGTTTTATTGCCACTCAATTATCTTTCCTTGGTGGTTTTGCTTTGAATTGCAGAAATGATGCTTTATAATatgcacattttctttcttcagtgtcaaAGAGAACTATACAAGAACTATATTACTGATATTTCAATGGTTTGAACAATCTGATAACAGTCGTGTCCCAGAGGTAGACTTTTCGAAATAGTAGTGAAATTAACTCTTACCTGGaccttgtttttcaaaatattttacttacttcTTGAAAGTTTTTACATTCTCCAATCATATAATgcaatgaaggtaaaataaattaaGTTCAGTAGTCTTTGGccttaaaaatactaaataaattatattttaaagagttttgaTGGATTTCGTGATAACGCTGATAATAAAGTAGTTGATTGGATATTATTTTGAGGCCAGGCTTTTTATTCCGAAAGATTTCTTTAGCGAAGTTTGCGTGTTTTAAATTAAGTAATCAGAAATTCGTATGTAGGGGCTTCCTGCATTGGAGAAAACAGCACATGTCTAACAGATTTAAAGGCTTGTTTCAGCACATCAATGCTTCTATCTTGTCACAACCATCTGTTATCTGGCAGTACCATCTCTTACTTCCAGCCAGCTTTCCACATTGTGTGCAACTTACTGCCATTTCCACTGAGGGTAATAGAGCAATAAAACCCTTTCAGCtctcaagttttaaaataaagagccTTTTCATGAGACTGTAAAAGGCATCATGATTTGCAGATTATGCATAATAATTTTCCAAGCAATACATAATGTCCATTGCATTAGGATATTAATTTGCTCATCCAAATGGTAAAAGAGGTTCTTGTGAGGTCAATATAATCGAGCTGAAAGTGTTCCTTGAAtaatatttctgttgtttcatgTATGTTTCTGTGGTCATGATGTCAACATCTTTTTCCTCCCTAAGAAGAAGAAACGCTAGCGAGTCCAATGGCTGAGGAAGAGAAACCTGCCACTCTTCCTGGGAAAGAGTGTGAGGCTGCCAAGGCCTCAGACCAGCCCAAGGGCCTCAGTGAGGTCCAAGTGGAGTCTAGTGCGGAGGCCCAAATAGCCCCTGAAGAGAGCGCCCCAGCAGGGACCCCACAGGAGAAAAGTATAAAAGAGGTCGCGGAGGTGTCTCCAGAAGTAAAAACTCCTTCCTCTGCCGGGGAAGGTGTGTCTTTCTTAGGATTTGCATGTGTTTTGTTGCAAAAGATAGATCTCTCCAGCAGCTTACCAACCTGATGCCTTTCCAATGCTATTCCATTGCTGGGTCTTCTCATGATCCCAAAACCACTGTTTGAGACTTAATGAGCAGAGAGTGTGGCTTGTGCAGGTGCTGTGTGGCAGCTTGATTTTCCACTGCTGCAGCTGATTCCTGGTTTTACTTTGCCATGATACAATACGCTTTGCAGCCAGGCTGATGACACTGTGTGAGCTTTTTcccgctccccgccccccttCATCTCAAATGTTTGCCAGTCACATTgctaatacatgtatatttttatttttattttgggggacaGCAATTCATGTGCTTTTCTTTCAAACTGTAGAGATGGATTTTGGCACATACAGGCTTAAACGGTAGAATCGTTTTTGTTTGCAACCGCAGTGTGCTATATTTTTTTACGCTTCAGTGAATACTGGTTTGGTTTCCTTAAAAGCGCCTGCTGATGCTTCTCATATCATTTCCTTTCCATGGCAGCCAACCCCTTTGATAATCACCGTATCTCTTGAGTTTTCATTCATCTAACCTTTATTAGAAAGTTCGTAAAGTATTTCTTTTCTATTGTGACAACAAGACACACAAGTATATAAGGTAATAATGATCCTTACACTTGCTCTTCAGGACATGACTGAGTTTTATTTTCCAGAGAATTACATTTAGCCCTACTGACCACAGTGAAATAACTTTGACCTTAAAATACAATTGAGACTCTGAAGCCTTTTGGATTGGTgaacaagtaaaaattaaaaagagtcaTTTAATCTCTGTGAAGCATCTCTAAAGCCAATACTGGTCAGTGCTTCACCAGTTGGTCACATTCCAGGGAATGAGGTCATGACCaaggagagaaagaattttaatagTTGACTCTTTAAAAGTTTGTTAGTCACATGACTTCCCAGTATTATCAGTAGAATTCAGATTTTCTTACATCTACCATACAGAGTAAGTAATGATTAGGACTTAAGAATTTTGATATGTGGTAGAAATTGACTTGTCAATATTTAGGTCATATCATATAAAGTCAGTAGtaatcatttatttgtattaccGAAATTTAATCTCAGATgacttctaaaaatttattctaGTAACCTTTCAGTGCCCCCAAAATTGATCCTAGAACTTGTCAATCCAGTTAACTGaatttatttaacacatataACTATAACTTAATTGGCCTTCTGCCCATGGCCTGCCAATTCACttacaaattagaaaacaaaagaaaaaggtcagtagaaatcaattcttttccatatttagaTTACTATATAGATTCTTTTGTACCTTAATGTTAGTTACTTAttcaatattctttaatttgtaattttatctGTAGAAGGtgcatgaaattttttttctgctacaGTACACATCACATCACTGTTTAGAGAgaccaaacaaaggaaaaaagagtattCAAAATATACTCTTTTTACAATTTCTGTACACATTAATTCACAATGGGAGTTCATTTTAGCAATCGTACAAATATATCTCAGTCCTGACATTTTCATATTGGTTTTTAAATGAGTAGCATGCTTGCATGTTTCATAGTTTTTCTTTATACCCTACCATTCATTTgccatttcaaaatataattttaagcttACTGCCTGAAAGCACTTGcctattatttgtttaaaaatcaacCCAATTACTTCAGGTTTGCTTACAGCCTCGAAGATGGAGTTTCATGATCAACAGGAATTGACTCCCTCTCCAGCCGAGCCATTagacaagaaggaaaaggagtcagagaaagaaagtaaGCCTGGTGAAGACCTTCAACATGCTGCCTTAGTTTCTCAGCCTGAGACAACTAAAACTTCCCCAGATAAAAAGGACATGCaagacacagaagaagaaaaagtaccTCCCACTCTGTTTGGGCATACTCTGGGTGCCAGCCTAGAAGACACAAAACAGAAGACAGAACCGAGCCTAGTGGTACCTGATATTGGCCTTCCCGCAGAGCCCTCAGCAGCAAAAGAGCAAAAGGACTGGTTCATCCAAATGCCAATGGAAGCAAAAAAGGATGAGTGGGGTTTAGTTGCTCCAGTATCTCCTGGCCCCCTAACACCCATGAAGGAAAAAGACGTACTTGAGGACATCCCAAAATGGGAAGGGAAACAATTTGATTCTCCCATGCCAAGTCCCTTTCAGGGTGGAAGCTTCACTCTTCCTTTAGATGTCACAAAGGATGACATTGTTGCAGCAACATCACCCTTTGCCCCCGCCCTATTACAGCCAGATGACAAAAAATCTTTGGAAGAAACTGGTAGCCCAACGACTGCCAAAGATAGTTCTAAAGTTGAAGAGCCCCATAAGGATCAACCTGACAAAATGGCAGAAGCACCAGCCTCAGAGGCAGTTACATCACCCAAAGATGCTCACATTTCGATTGTGGAAGATTATGGTCTGGAGAAAGGtttaggagaagagaaaggggccATAAAGCAAGAGACTGTGCAGATAAAAGAGACTCCCACCTTCAGTGAACAGGAATCTGTGCTTACTGAAAAGGAACCTCACCTAAAGCTTGAAGAACAAACAACCATTTCTGACGAAGAAGCTGTGTCAAAAGAGAGCGAAGCCCCAAaattgacagatgaagaaacaggtgTAATTCAGCCCTCCACAGAGCACACTTACTCCAAAGAAGAACCGAAAGGCCAGGAGCTTCCCACAGATATATTAAAACAGGACTCATTCCCTGTAAGTTTGGAGCAAGCAGTTACTGATTCAGCCGTGACCTCTAAGACACCAGAAAAAGTCATGACTGAACCAGCTGCACTAAGTGAAAAGAGTGCCACCCAGGAGCTTTTTGAAGAAAAAGTTGCTGACAAAGATAATAAGGTTGAAGGAGTTGGAGCTGTCACGTCAGCTGAGCTTGACATGCCATTTTATGAAGATAAGTCAGGAATGTCCAAGTACTTTGAAACATCTGCCTTGAAAGAAGAAGTGACAAAAAGTATCCAGCCAGGCAGTGATTACTATGAACTGAGTGACACAAGAGAAAGTGCCCAAGAGTCTTTTGATACCGTATCTTCCATGTATAAAAACGGCGACAAGGCACTTCCAGCAGAGAAAGACTCCCAGCCCAGTGCTCCAGCACAAGAAGCAGGGTATAGCACTCTCACACAGAGTTATCCATCTGACTTACCTGAAGAGCCCAGCTCTCCTCAAGAAAGAATGTTCACTATTGATCCAAAAGTGTATGGGGAGAAAAGGGATCTCCACAGTAAGAATAAGGATGACTTGACACTAAGCAGGAGTTTAGGACTTGGTGGTAGGTCTGCAATAGAGCAAAGAAGCATGTCAATCAATTTGCCCATGTCTTGCCTGGATTCCATAGCCCTTGGATTTAACTTTGGTCGGGGGCATGATCTTTCTCCCCTTGCTTCTGATATTCTAACCAACACTAGTGGAAGTATGGACGAAGGAGATGATTACCTTCCAGCCACAACACCTGCAGCAGACAAAGCCCCTTGCTTCCcaacagaaagcaaagaagaaaaagaacagataaaggGGGAAAAAGCTACTGGAGAGGAAAACACCCAAGTCGAGACATCGTGTGAATCACCTTTCCTAGCCAAAGATTATTACAAAAATGGTACTGTCATGGCACCTGACCTGCCTGAGATGCTAGACCTGGCAGGCACAAGGTCCAGATTAGCTTCCGTGAGTGCAGATGCTGAGGTTGCCAGGAGAAAATCAGTCCCATCAGAGACTGTGGTGGAGGAGAGTAGTACTGGCTTCCCCCCTGTCACTGATGAAAACCACGTCATTGTTAAAACTGACAGTCAGCTCGAAGACCTGGGTTACtgtgtgttcaataaatacacaGTCCCACTCCCATCACCTGTTCAAGACAGTGAGAATTTATCTGGGGAGAGTGGTTCCTTTTATGAAGGCACTGATGATAAAGCACGAAGAGATTTGGTCACGGATCTTTCACTGATTGAAGTCAAACTGGCAGCTGCTGGAAGAGTCAAAGATGAACTCAGTGCTGAGAAAGAAGCATCCCCGCCTATCTCTGGTGACAAATCAGGACTGAGTAGGGAGTTTGATCAGGAGAAGAAAGCGAATGATAAGCTGGATACTTTACTAGAAAAAAGTGAAGAACATGCCGATTCAAAAGAACATGCCAAGGAAACAGAAGAGGCTGGTGATAAAGTTGAAACTTTTGGATTAGGAGTAACCCATGAGCAAGCTTCAGCCAAAGAACTGACAGTCTCAAAAGATGCATCACCTCTCATGGctgagaaagcagagaaaggtCTTAGTTCCGTGCCAGAGGTAGCTGAAGTAGAACCATCCCAAAAAGCTGAACCAGAACTGGATTTTGCCACAAAGAAAGCTGACCAGGGTCAGATAGATGTTAAAATCAGTGACTTTGGACAGATGGCCTCAGGGCTACACATAGATGCTGGAAAGGCAACAGAGCTTAAACTCAAGGCTACCCAAGACCTCGCCCCCTCATCCACAGCACCTCAGGAGGCAGATGCATTTATAGGTGTTGAGTCTGGCCACGTGAAAGAAGGCACAAAAGTTAGTGAAACAGAAGTCAAGGAGAAGGTGACCAAGCCTGACCTGGTGCACCAGGAGGCTGTAGACAAAGAGGAGTCCTATGAGTCCAGTGGTGAGCATGAAAGCCTCACCATGGAGTCCTTGAAAGCTGATGAGGGCAAGAAGGAAATTTCCCCAGAATCTTCTCTAATTCAAGACGAGATTGCCATCAAATTGTCTGTGGAAATACCCTGTGCACCTGCTGTTTCAGAGACTGATTTAGCCGCAGATGAGAGAGCTGACGTCCAGATGGAATTTATTCAGctgccaaaagaagaaaataaggagaCCCCAGATATATCTATCACGCCCTCTGATGTTACAGAACCATTGCCTGAAGCCACTGGAGCTGAACCAGCAGAGGctgagaatgaggaagaagagatAGAAGCCCAGGGAG
This Balaenoptera musculus isolate JJ_BM4_2016_0621 chromosome 7, mBalMus1.pri.v3, whole genome shotgun sequence DNA region includes the following protein-coding sequences:
- the MAP2 gene encoding microtubule-associated protein 2 isoform X8; the protein is MADDRKDEAKAPHWTSAQLTEASAHPHPPEIKDQGGAGEGLVRSANGFPYREDEEGAFGEHGSQGTYSNTKENGINGELTSADRETAEEVSARIVQVVTAEAVAVLKGEQEKEAQHKDQPAALPLAAEETANLPPSPPPSPASEQTVTVEEEEETLASPMAEEEKPATLPGKECEAAKASDQPKGLSEVQVESSAEAQIAPEESAPAGTPQEKSIKEVAEVSPEVKTPSSAGEGLLTASKMEFHDQQELTPSPAEPLDKKEKESEKESKPGEDLQHAALVSQPETTKTSPDKKDMQDTEEEKVPPTLFGHTLGASLEDTKQKTEPSLVVPDIGLPAEPSAAKEQKDWFIQMPMEAKKDEWGLVAPVSPGPLTPMKEKDVLEDIPKWEGKQFDSPMPSPFQGGSFTLPLDVTKDDIVAATSPFAPALLQPDDKKSLEETGSPTTAKDSSKVEEPHKDQPDKMAEAPASEAVTSPKDAHISIVEDYGLEKGLGEEKGAIKQETVQIKETPTFSEQESVLTEKEPHLKLEEQTTISDEEAVSKESEAPKLTDEETGVIQPSTEHTYSKEEPKGQELPTDILKQDSFPVSLEQAVTDSAVTSKTPEKVMTEPAALSEKSATQELFEEKVADKDNKVEGVGAVTSAELDMPFYEDKSGMSKYFETSALKEEVTKSIQPGSDYYELSDTRESAQESFDTVSSMYKNGDKALPAEKDSQPSAPAQEAGYSTLTQSYPSDLPEEPSSPQERMFTIDPKVYGEKRDLHSKNKDDLTLSRSLGLGGRSAIEQRSMSINLPMSCLDSIALGFNFGRGHDLSPLASDILTNTSGSMDEGDDYLPATTPAADKAPCFPTESKEEKEQIKGEKATGEENTQVETSCESPFLAKDYYKNGTVMAPDLPEMLDLAGTRSRLASVSADAEVARRKSVPSETVVEESSTGFPPVTDENHVIVKTDSQLEDLGYCVFNKYTVPLPSPVQDSENLSGESGSFYEGTDDKARRDLVTDLSLIEVKLAAAGRVKDELSAEKEASPPISGDKSGLSREFDQEKKANDKLDTLLEKSEEHADSKEHAKETEEAGDKVETFGLGVTHEQASAKELTVSKDASPLMAEKAEKGLSSVPEVAEVEPSQKAEPELDFATKKADQGQIDVKISDFGQMASGLHIDAGKATELKLKATQDLAPSSTAPQEADAFIGVESGHVKEGTKVSETEVKEKVTKPDLVHQEAVDKEESYESSGEHESLTMESLKADEGKKEISPESSLIQDEIAIKLSVEIPCAPAVSETDLAADERADVQMEFIQLPKEENKETPDISITPSDVTEPLPEATGAEPAEAENEEEEIEAQGEYDKLLFRSDTLQITDLGVPGVREEFVETCPGEHKGVIESVVTIEDDFITVVQTTTDEGESGSHSVRFAALEQPEVERRPSPRAEEELDVEEAAEAQAEPKDGSPEAPASPEREEVGLSEYKTETYDDYKDETTIDDSIMDADSLWVDTQDDDRSIMTEQLETIPKEEKAEKEARRPSLEKHRKEKPFKTGRGRISTPERKIAKKEPSTVSRDEVRRKKAVYKKAELAKKTEVQAHSPSRKFILKPAIKYTRPTHLSCVKRKTTAGAESAQAPSVFKQAKDKVSDGVTKSPEKRSSLPRPSSILPPRRGVSGDRDENSFSLNSSISSSTRRTTRSEPIRRAGKSGTSTPTTPGSTAITPGTPPSYSSRTPGTPGTPSYPRTPHTPGTPKSAILVPSEKKVAIIRTPPKSPATPKQLRLINQPLPDLKNVKSKIGSTDNIKYQPKGGQVQIVTKKIDLSHVTSKCGSLKNIRHRPGGGRVKIESVKLDFKEKAQAKVGSLDNAHHVPGGGNVKIDSQKLNFREHAKARVDHGAEIITQSPGRSSVASPRRLSNVSSSGSINLLESPQLATLAEDVTAALAKQGL
- the MAP2 gene encoding microtubule-associated protein 2 isoform X29, with amino-acid sequence MADDRKDEAKAPHWTSAQLTEASAHPHPPEIKDQGGAGEGLVRSANGFPYREDEEGAFGEHGSQGTYSNTKENGINGELTSADRETAEEVSARIVQVVTAEAVAVLKGEQEKEAQHKDQPAALPLAEETANLPPSPPPSPASEQTVTVEEEEETLASPMAEEEKPATLPGKECEAAKASDQPKGLSEVQVESSAEAQIAPEESAPAGTPQEKSIKEVAEVSPEVKTPSSAGEGLLTASKMEFHDQQELTPSPAEPLDKKEKESEKESKPGEDLQHAALVSQPETTKTSPDKKDMQDTEEEKVPPTLFGHTLGASLEDTKQKTEPSLVVPDIGLPAEPSAAKEQKDWFIQMPMEAKKDEWGLVAPVSPGPLTPMKEKDVLEDIPKWEGKQFDSPMPSPFQGGSFTLPLDVTKDDIVAATSPFAPALLQPDDKKSLEETGSPTTAKDSSKVEEPHKDQPDKMAEAPASEAVTSPKDAHISIVEDYGLEKGLGEEKGAIKQETVQIKETPTFSEQESVLTEKEPHLKLEEQTTISDEEAVSKESEAPKLTDEETGVIQPSTEHTYSKEEPKGQELPTDILKQDSFPVSLEQAVTDSAVTSKTPEKVMTEPAALSEKSATQELFEEKVADKDNKVEGVGAVTSAELDMPFYEDKSGMSKYFETSALKEEVTKSIQPGSDYYELSDTRESAQESFDTVSSMYKNGDKALPAEKDSQPSAPAQEAGYSTLTQSYPSDLPEEPSSPQERMFTIDPKVYGEKRDLHSKNKDDLTLSRSLGLGGRSAIEQRSMSINLPMSCLDSIALGFNFGRGHDLSPLASDILTNTSGSMDEGDDYLPATTPAADKAPCFPTESKEEKEQIKGEKATGEENTQVETSCESPFLAKDYYKNGTVMAPDLPEMLDLAGTRSRLASVSADAEVARRKSVPSETVVEESSTGFPPVTDENHVIVKTDSQLEDLGYCVFNKYTVPLPSPVQDSENLSGESGSFYEGTDDKARRDLVTDLSLIEVKLAAAGRVKDELSAEKEASPPISGDKSGLSREFDQEKKANDKLDTLLEKSEEHADSKEHAKETEEAGDKVETFGLGVTHEQASAKELTVSKDASPLMAEKAEKGLSSVPEVAEVEPSQKAEPELDFATKKADQGQIDVKISDFGQMASGLHIDAGKATELKLKATQDLAPSSTAPQEADAFIGVESGHVKEGTKVSETEVKEKVTKPDLVHQEAVDKEESYESSGEHESLTMESLKADEGKKEISPESSLIQDEIAIKLSVEIPCAPAVSETDLAADERADVQMEFIQLPKEENKETPDISITPSDVTEPLPEATGAEPAEAENEEEEIEAQGEYDKLLFRSDTLQITDLGVPGVREEFVETCPGEHKGVIESVVTIEDDFITVVQTTTDEGESGSHSVRFAALEQPEVERRPSPRAEEELDVEEAAEAQAEPKDGSPEAPASPEREEVGLSEYKTETYDDYKDETTIDDSIMDADSLWVDTQDDDRSIMTEQLETIPKEEKAEKEARRPSLEKHRKEKPFKTGRGRISTPERKIAKKEPSTVSRDEVRRKKVYKKAELAKKTEVQAHSPSRKFILKPAIKYTRPTHLSCVKRKTTAAGAESAQAPSVFKQAKDKVSDGVTKSPEKRSSLPRPSSILPPRRGVSGDRDENSFSLNSSISSSTRRTTRSEPIRRAGKSGTSTPTTPGSTAITPGTPPSYSSRTPGTPGTPSYPRTPHTPGTPKSAILVPSEKKVAIIRTPPKSPATPKQLRLINQPLPDLKNVKSKIGSTDNIKYQPKGGQVQIVTKKIDLSHVTSKCGSLKNIRHRPGGGRVKIESVKLDFKEKAQAKVGSLDNAHHVPGGGNVKIDSQKLNFREHAKARVDHGAEIITQSPGRSSVASPRRLSNVSSSGSINLLESPQLATLAEDVTAALAKQGL
- the MAP2 gene encoding microtubule-associated protein 2 isoform X5 encodes the protein MADDRKDEAKAPHWTSAQLTEASAHPHPPEIKDQGGAGEGLVRSANGFPYREDEEGAFGEHGSQGTYSNTKENGINGELTSADRETAEEVSARIVQVVTAEAVAVLKGEQEKEAQHKDQPAALPLAAEETANLPPSPPPSPASEQTVTVEEEEETLASPMAEEEKPATLPGKECEAAKASDQPKGLSEVQVESSAEAQIAPEESAPAGTPQEKSIKEVAEVSPEVKTPSSAGEGLLTASKMEFHDQQELTPSPAEPLDKKEKESEKESKPGEDLQHAALVSQPETTKTSPDKKDMQDTEEEKVPPTLFGHTLGASLEDTKQKTEPSLVVPDIGLPAEPSAAKEQKDWFIQMPMEAKKDEWGLVAPVSPGPLTPMKEKDVLEDIPKWEGKQFDSPMPSPFQGGSFTLPLDVTKDDIVAATSPFAPALLQPDDKKSLEETGSPTTAKDSSKVEEPHKDQPDKMAEAPASEAVTSPKDAHISIVEDYGLEKGLGEEKGAIKQETVQIKETPTFSEQESVLTEKEPHLKLEEQTTISDEEAVSKESEAPKLTDEETGVIQPSTEHTYSKEEPKGQELPTDILKQDSFPVSLEQAVTDSAVTSKTPEKVMTEPAALSEKSATQELFEEKVADKDNKVEGVGAVTSAELDMPFYEDKSGMSKYFETSALKEEVTKSIQPGSDYYELSDTRESAQESFDTVSSMYKNGDKALPAEKDSQPSAPAQEAGYSTLTQSYPSDLPEEPSSPQERMFTIDPKVYGEKRDLHSKNKDDLTLSRSLGLGGRSAIEQRSMSINLPMSCLDSIALGFNFGRGHDLSPLASDILTNTSGSMDEGDDYLPATTPAADKAPCFPTESKEEKEQIKGEKATGEENTQVETSCESPFLAKDYYKNGTVMAPDLPEMLDLAGTRSRLASVSADAEVARRKSVPSETVVEESSTGFPPVTDENHVIVKTDSQLEDLGYCVFNKYTVPLPSPVQDSENLSGESGSFYEGTDDKARRDLVTDLSLIEVKLAAAGRVKDELSAEKEASPPISGDKSGLSREFDQEKKANDKLDTLLEKSEEHADSKEHAKETEEAGDKVETFGLGVTHEQASAKELTVSKDASPLMAEKAEKGLSSVPEVAEVEPSQKAEPELDFATKKADQGQIDVKISDFGQMASGLHIDAGKATELKLKATQDLAPSSTAPQEADAFIGVESGHVKEGTKVSETEVKEKVTKPDLVHQEAVDKEESYESSGEHESLTMESLKADEGKKEISPESSLIQDEIAIKLSVEIPCAPAVSETDLAADERADVQMEFIQLPKEENKETPDISITPSDVTEPLPEATGAEPAEAENEEEEIEAQGEYDKLLFRSDTLQITDLGVPGVREEFVETCPGEHKGVIESVVTIEDDFITVVQTTTDEGESGSHSVRFAALEQPEVERRPSPRAEEELDVEEAAEAQAEPKDGSPEAPASPEREEVGLSEYKTETYDDYKDETTIDDSIMDADSLWVDTQDDDRSIMTEQLETIPKEEKAEKEARRPSLEKHRKEKPFKTGRGRISTPERKIAKKEPSTVSRDEVRRKKVYKKAELAKKTEVQAHSPSRKFILKPAIKYTRPTHLSCVKRKTTAAGAESAQAPSVFKQAKDKVSNSTLSKIPALQGSTKSPRCSSACPSTTKRATFSDSLFIQPTSAGSTDRLPYSESGNKDGVTKSPEKRSSLPRPSSILPPRRGVSGDRDENSFSLNSSISSSTRRTTRSEPIRRAGKSGTSTPTTPGSTAITPGTPPSYSSRTPGTPGTPSYPRTPHTPGTPKSAILVPSEKKVAIIRTPPKSPATPKQLRLINQPLPDLKNVKSKIGSTDNIKYQPKGGQVQIVTKKIDLSHVTSKCGSLKNIRHRPGGGRVKIESVKLDFKEKAQAKVGSLDNAHHVPGGGNVKIDSQKLNFREHAKARVDHGAEIITQSPGRSSVASPRRLSNVSSSGSINLLESPQLATLAEDVTAALAKQGL
- the MAP2 gene encoding microtubule-associated protein 2 isoform X7 is translated as MADDRKDEAKAPHWTSAQLTEASAHPHPPEIKDQGGAGEGLVRSANGFPYREDEEGAFGEHGSQGTYSNTKENGINGELTSADRETAEEVSARIVQVVTAEAVAVLKGEQEKEAQHKDQPAALPLAAEETANLPPSPPPSPASEQTVTVEEEEETLASPMAEEEKPATLPGKECEAAKASDQPKGLSEVQVESSAEAQIAPEESAPAGTPQEKSIKEVAEVSPEVKTPSSAGEGLLTASKMEFHDQQELTPSPAEPLDKKEKESEKESKPGEDLQHAALVSQPETTKTSPDKKDMQDTEEEKVPPTLFGHTLGASLEDTKQKTEPSLVVPDIGLPAEPSAAKEQKDWFIQMPMEAKKDEWGLVAPVSPGPLTPMKEKDVLEDIPKWEGKQFDSPMPSPFQGGSFTLPLDVTKDDIVAATSPFAPALLQPDDKKSLEETGSPTTAKDSSKVEEPHKDQPDKMAEAPASEAVTSPKDAHISIVEDYGLEKGLGEEKGAIKQETVQIKETPTFSEQESVLTEKEPHLKLEEQTTISDEEAVSKESEAPKLTDEETGVIQPSTEHTYSKEEPKGQELPTDILKQDSFPVSLEQAVTDSAVTSKTPEKVMTEPAALSEKSATQELFEEKVADKDNKVEGVGAVTSAELDMPFYEDKSGMSKYFETSALKEEVTKSIQPGSDYYELSDTRESAQESFDTVSSMYKNGDKALPAEKDSQPSAPAQEAGYSTLTQSYPSDLPEEPSSPQERMFTIDPKVYGEKRDLHSKNKDDLTLSRSLGLGGRSAIEQRSMSINLPMSCLDSIALGFNFGRGHDLSPLASDILTNTSGSMDEGDDYLPATTPAADKAPCFPTESKEEKEQIKGEKATGEENTQVETSCESPFLAKDYYKNGTVMAPDLPEMLDLAGTRSRLASVSADAEVARRKSVPSETVVEESSTGFPPVTDENHVIVKTDSQLEDLGYCVFNKYTVPLPSPVQDSENLSGESGSFYEGTDDKARRDLVTDLSLIEVKLAAAGRVKDELSAEKEASPPISGDKSGLSREFDQEKKANDKLDTLLEKSEEHADSKEHAKETEEAGDKVETFGLGVTHEQASAKELTVSKDASPLMAEKAEKGLSSVPEVAEVEPSQKAEPELDFATKKADQGQIDVKISDFGQMASGLHIDAGKATELKLKATQDLAPSSTAPQEADAFIGVESGHVKEGTKVSETEVKEKVTKPDLVHQEAVDKEESYESSGEHESLTMESLKADEGKKEISPESSLIQDEIAIKLSVEIPCAPAVSETDLAADERADVQMEFIQLPKEENKETPDISITPSDVTEPLPEATGAEPAEAENEEEEIEAQGEYDKLLFRSDTLQITDLGVPGVREEFVETCPGEHKGVIESVVTIEDDFITVVQTTTDEGESGSHSVRFAALEQPEVERRPSPRAEEELDVEEAAEAQAEPKDGSPEAPASPEREEVGLSEYKTETYDDYKDETTIDDSIMDADSLWVDTQDDDRSIMTEQLETIPKEEKAEKEARRPSLEKHRKEKPFKTGRGRISTPERKIAKKEPSTVSRDEVRRKKAVYKKAELAKKTEVQAHSPSRKFILKPAIKYTRPTHLSCVKRKTTAAGAESAQAPSVFKQAKDKVSDGVTKSPEKRSSLPRPSSILPPRRGVSGDRDENSFSLNSSISSSTRRTTRSEPIRRAGKSGTSTPTTPGSTAITPGTPPSYSSRTPGTPGTPSYPRTPHTPGTPKSAILVPSEKKVAIIRTPPKSPATPKQLRLINQPLPDLKNVKSKIGSTDNIKYQPKGGQVQIVTKKIDLSHVTSKCGSLKNIRHRPGGGRVKIESVKLDFKEKAQAKVGSLDNAHHVPGGGNVKIDSQKLNFREHAKARVDHGAEIITQSPGRSSVASPRRLSNVSSSGSINLLESPQLATLAEDVTAALAKQGL